In Chryseobacterium turcicum, a single window of DNA contains:
- a CDS encoding helix-turn-helix domain-containing protein: protein MYSQDYYSKLREKYWAYEENNPKALVYVNQYIKKAKSEKNYSELFQAYKDAIIYSENQKMIYADSALVAAKKTEKTDLIGQAFLSKGAIYYFNQRKFQFALEEYLKAYEYLKDSKNEYLKYQNIYHIGVVKSYLGYYDEALEIFEQCIDFFEARIDGKMTDNKVFNNTKGYLNSLHQAIVCYQMLNKNAEAISLLKKAAEKTPNIKEFYLEKSYFTKCLGVSEFKNKNYTKAIQYFDQALPELIKVNDFTWVSYIYFYKGKSYELLGDLNLEVENYRKVDSIFNKNKFILPELRSNYEELIGYYRKENNHKEELYYTNQLLKVDSVISSDFKHLSTRVYKEYDTKMLLETKENLEKANSYSKLLIFICLAIIIALGIVMYYRIRKQKNIQKNYNDLLIKLEENNQAEVVAPIVKSEVAETGDKNIKFDNSIVEKLLNDIHTFENKQGYLEQGLTLKKLSEQFKTNTSYLSQVINEYKGSNFNTYINILRINFATQKIYHDKEWRKYSIEHIASAAGFSNRQSFSNIFLEQNGIRPADFIKKRIKELEDQNLS from the coding sequence ATGTATTCACAGGATTATTACTCAAAGCTTAGAGAGAAATACTGGGCTTATGAAGAAAATAACCCTAAGGCACTTGTATATGTAAATCAATATATTAAAAAAGCAAAATCTGAAAAAAATTATTCAGAACTTTTTCAGGCCTACAAAGACGCAATCATATATTCTGAAAATCAAAAAATGATTTATGCAGATAGTGCTTTGGTTGCTGCAAAAAAAACTGAAAAAACTGATCTTATTGGACAAGCATTTTTAAGTAAAGGTGCCATTTATTATTTTAACCAAAGAAAATTTCAATTTGCGTTAGAAGAATATTTAAAAGCATATGAATATCTAAAGGATTCTAAAAACGAATATTTAAAGTATCAGAATATTTACCATATTGGTGTTGTAAAAAGTTACTTAGGCTATTACGATGAAGCCTTAGAAATATTTGAGCAATGTATTGATTTTTTTGAGGCTAGAATTGATGGTAAAATGACTGATAATAAGGTTTTTAATAACACTAAAGGCTATCTAAATTCTTTACATCAGGCAATTGTTTGCTATCAAATGCTCAATAAAAATGCAGAAGCTATAAGTTTATTAAAAAAAGCGGCCGAAAAAACACCAAATATAAAAGAGTTTTATTTAGAAAAAAGTTATTTTACAAAATGTCTTGGAGTTTCCGAATTCAAAAATAAAAACTATACAAAGGCGATTCAATACTTCGACCAGGCTCTTCCTGAGCTTATAAAGGTTAATGATTTTACATGGGTTTCGTATATTTATTTTTATAAGGGCAAGAGTTATGAACTTTTGGGTGATTTGAATCTTGAGGTTGAAAATTATAGAAAAGTAGACTCTATCTTCAATAAAAATAAATTTATTCTTCCTGAATTAAGAAGCAATTATGAAGAGTTGATTGGATATTATCGAAAAGAAAATAATCATAAAGAAGAATTATACTATACGAATCAACTTCTTAAAGTTGATAGTGTAATATCTTCAGACTTTAAACATCTTTCTACGCGAGTATACAAAGAGTATGATACAAAGATGCTTTTGGAAACCAAAGAAAATTTAGAGAAAGCAAACTCTTATAGCAAATTGCTCATATTCATTTGTTTAGCGATTATTATTGCGCTTGGAATTGTAATGTATTACAGAATCCGAAAGCAAAAAAATATTCAAAAAAATTATAACGATTTATTAATAAAGCTTGAAGAAAATAATCAAGCTGAAGTGGTTGCTCCGATTGTAAAATCTGAAGTAGCAGAAACAGGAGATAAAAATATAAAGTTTGATAATAGTATTGTAGAAAAGCTTTTAAACGACATTCATACCTTCGAAAATAAGCAAGGATACCTAGAGCAGGGATTAACGCTTAAAAAGCTGTCAGAACAGTTTAAAACGAATACTTCTTACCTTTCACAAGTTATTAATGAATACAAAGGAAGTAATTTTAATACTTATATCAATATTTTAAGAATCAACTTTGCAACGCAGAAAATCTATCATGATAAAGAATGGAGAAAATATTCTATTGAGCATATTGCTTCGGCAGCAGGGTTTAGCAACAGACAGAGTTTTTCAAATATTTTTCTTGAACAAAATGGTATAAGACCTGCCGATTTTATTAAAAAGAGAATTAAAGAACTGGAAGATCAAAATCTTTCTTAG